One window of Triticum dicoccoides isolate Atlit2015 ecotype Zavitan chromosome 5A, WEW_v2.0, whole genome shotgun sequence genomic DNA carries:
- the LOC119296755 gene encoding carotenoid 9,10(9',10')-cleavage dioxygenase-like — MGEAQAAAAAATMGEDTQSKGAAMVVVPAPRPRKGVASWAVDLLERLAVRLRHDDKKAEPIPWLSGNFAPVPDETPPAAGLPVRGHLPKCLNGEFVRVGPNPKFAPLAGYHWFDGDGMIHAMRIKDGKATYVSRYVKTSRLEQEEYFGGAKFTKIGDLKGVFGLFMVLTQELRKKLKVLDATYGIGTANTALIYHHGKLMALSESDKPYVVKILEDGDLQTLGLLDYEKRLKHPFTAHPKVDPFTDEMFTFGYSHEPPYCTYRIITKDGIMLDPVPITIPESVMMHDFAITENYSIFMDLPMFFRPKEMAKNGEFIYKFDPTKNARFGILQRYEKDEKTIRWFELPNCFIFHNANAWEEGDEVILITCRLNNLDLDQVNGHQSDKLEDPGNELYEMRFNMKTGAASQKQLSVSAIDFPRINESYTGRKQRYVYCTILESTVKVTGILKMIGIIKFDLHAEPESDKEQLEVGGNVRGIYDLGPGRFCSEAVFVPKEPGVLGEEDDGYLIFFVHDENTGKSEINVIDAKTMCADPVAVVELPSRVPYGFHAFFVNEEQLGHQVER; from the exons ATGGGAGAAgcacaagcagcagcagcggcggccaCCATGGGAGAAGATACCCAGAGCAAGGGGGCGGCAATGGTGGTGGTGCCTGCGCCGCGGCCGCGCAAGGGGGTGGCGTCCTGGGCGGTCGACCTGCTCGAGCGGCTCGCCGTCCGCCTCCGTCACGACGACAAGAAAGCCGAGCCCATCCCCTGGCTCTCCGGCAACTTCGCCCCCGTGCCGGACgagaccccgcccgccgccggcctCCCCGTCCGCGGACACCTCCCG AAGTGCTTGAATGGAGAATTTGTCAGGGTGGGGCCTAACCCCAAGTTTGCCCCTCTTGCAGGGTATCATTG GTTTGATGGGGATGG AATGATCCATGCAATGCGCATTAAAGATGGAAAAGCTACATATGTATCAAGATATGTGAAGACTTCTCGCCTCGAGCAAGAAGAGTATTTTGGTGGAGCAAAGTTTACCAAG ATTGGAGATCTAAAGGGTGTTTTTGGATTGTTTATGGTTCTAACACAAGAACTTAGGAAGAAACTTAAAGTCTTAGATGCTACTTACGGAATTGGAACAG CTAATACTGCGCTTATATATCATCATGGCAAACTCATGGCCCTGTCAGAATCAGATAAACCTT ATGTTGTTAAGATCCTTGAAGATGGAGACTTGCAAACTCTTGGTTTGTTGGATTATGAAAAAAGGTTGAAACATCCTTTCACTGCTCATCCAAAGGTTGATCCATTCACAG ATGAAATGTTCACCTTTGGGTATTCGCATGAACCTCCCTATTGTACATATCGGATCATCACCAAGGACGGAATTATGCTTGACCCTGTGCCAATAACAATACCGGAATCTGTAATGATGCATGACTTTGCCATTACAGAGAACTATTCCATATTTATGGACTTGCCAATGTTTTTTCGACCAAAG GAAATGGCGAAGAATGGTGAATTTATCTACAAGTTTGATCCTACAAAGAACGCTCGGTTTGGTATACTCCAACGCTATGAGAAGGACGAAAAGACCATCAGATGGTTTGAACTCCCCAATTGCTTCATATTCCACAATG CTAACGCCTGGGAAGAGGGTGACGAAGTTATTCTGATTACATGTCGTCTCAACAACCTAGATTTGGACCAAGTGAATGGTCACCAAAGTGACAAGCTTGAGGATCCCGGGAATGAGTT GTACGAGATGAGATTCAACATGAAAACAGGTGCTGCTTCGCAGAAACAACTATCAGTATCTGCCATAGACTTTCCTCGGATCAATGAGAGTTATACTGGCAG AAAGCAGCGGTACGTCTACTGCACGATACTTGAGAGCACAGTGAAGGTGACTGGCATCTTAAAAATGATTGGCATCATAAAATTTGACCTACATGCGGAGCCAGAGAGCGACAAGGAGCAGCTTGAAGTTGGGGGGAATGTGAGGGGCATATATGACCTGGGGCCTGGTAGGTTTTGTTCGGAGGCGGTCTTCGTGCCCAAGGAGCCTGGTGTTTTAGGGGAAGAAGATGATGGGTACTTGATATTCTTTGTGCACGATGAAAACACAGG GAAATCTGAAATAAATGTGATTGATGCCAAGACGATGTGTGCTGATCCAGTGGCGGTTGTTGAGCTGCCGAGCCGGGTTCCTTACGGATTCCATGCCTTCTTTGTCAATGAG GAACAACTAGGACATCAAGTAGAGCGGTGA
- the LOC119298724 gene encoding phosphatidylinositol 4-phosphate 5-kinase 2-like isoform X2, with product MRRVAPATVASAHGGAHQGHDGDAHASPTAPHGCACPCRRGKATGHHGNAGGNASRSPEPKAPALPRICIWDSAGDGQVLEASVSVAWPDEAATPRANLEPPPPPPQRRRPGKTISKGHTNYHLMLNLQLGIRHAVGKSAAKPMRELSRADFDPREKFWTRFPPAGSKTTPPHSSSEFRWKDYCPMVFRHMRKLFAVDPADYMLAICGDDALRELSSPGKSGSFFYLTQDERFMIKTVKKSEVKLLIRMLPSYHKHVKQYKNSLITRFYGVHSVKPYGGQKVRFIVMGNLFCSEHRIQRRYDLKGSSYGRKSDRFEEETGDATTLKDLDLNFVFRMQRSWYKELHEQLRRDCAFLESEGIMDYSLLVGVHFCDDIVPASKMALSTFTSSPELSANMVSACQGSVSMPEPCPSAKDLDKMADHRKPLARLGAHLPARAERTSMSDVDPFLSGGGGFSSGRSKSRGEAYDVILYFGIIDILQDYDISKRLEHAYKSLQTDPSSISAVDPRLYSQRFRDFMGRIFIKEC from the exons ATGAGGCGGGTGGCGCCGGCGACCGTCGCTTCTGCCCACGGAGGTGCCCACCAAGGCCACGACGGAGACGCCCACGCCTCGCCCACCGCGCCGCACGGCTGCGCCTGCCCCTGCCGCCGCGGCAAGGCCACCGGCCACCACGGCAATGCCGGGGGCAACGCCAGCCGCTCGCCGGAGCCCAAAGCCCCCGCCTTGCCGCGGATCTGCATCTGGGACTCCGCCGGCGACGGCCAAGTCCTCGAGGCCTCCGTCTCCGTGGCGTGGCCGGACGAGGCCGCCACGCCGCGCGCCAatctggagccgccgccgccgccgccgcaacggaGGCGGCCCGGGAAGACCATCTCCAAGGGCCACACGAACTACCACCTCATGCTCAACCTGCAGCTCGGCATCAG ACACGCGGTGGGGAAGTCGGcggcgaagccgatgcgggagctcAGCCGGGCGGACTTTGATCCCCGGGAGAAGTTCTGGACGCGGTTCCCGCCGGCGGGGTCCAAGACGACGCCGCCGCATTCCTCCTCCGAGTTCCGGTGGAAGGACTACTGCCCCATGGTCTTCAG GCACATGAGGAAGCTGTTTGCCGTCGACCCGGCGGATTACATGCTTGCGATCTGCGGGGACGACGCCTTGCGGGAGCTGTCATCGCCAGGGAAGAGCGGGAGCTTCTTCTACCTCACGCAGGACGAGCGCTTCATGATCAAGACTGTCAAGAAATCTGAAGTCAAG TTGTTGATTCGGATGTTGCCGAGCTACCACAAACATGTTAAACAGTACAAGAACTCTCTCATCACAAGGTTCTACGGTGTTCACTCTGTGAAGCCATATGGTGGGCAGAAG GTGCGGTTCATCGTAATGGGCAATCTGTTCTGCTCGGAGCACCGGATCCAACGCCGTTATGACCTGAAAGGCTCCTCCTACGGTCGGAAATCCGACAGGTTTGAAGAAGAAACCGGCGATGCAACCACGCTCAAGGACTTGGATCTCAATTTTGTGTTCCGGATGCAGCGCTCTTGGTATAAAGAGCTTCATGA GCAACTTAGGCGAGATTGTGCGTTCTTGGAATCGGAGGGCATCATGGATTACAGTTTATTGGTTGGAGTTCACTTTTGCGATGATATTGTCCCTGCATCAAAGATGGCATTATCTACTTTTACTTCTTCTCCTG AGCTTTCGGCCAACATGGTGTCGGCATGCCAGGGCAGCGTCAGCATGCCTGAGCCATGCCCCTCAGCTAAAGATTTGGACAAGATGGCCGATCACCG GAAACCTTTGGCTAGACTGGGTGCGCACCTGCCAGCTCGAGCGGAGCGCACATCCATGAGCGACGTCGACCCGTTCCTCTCTGGCGGCGGGGGATTCTCGTCGGGCCGGAGCAAGAGCAGGGGTGAAGCCTACGACGTCATCCTCTACTTTGGGATAATCGACATCCTCCAGGACTACGACATCAGCAAGAGGCTGGAGCACGCATACAAGTCGCTGCAGACGGACCCTAGCTCGATCTCCGCGGTCGACCCGAGGCTCTACTCGCAGAGGTTCCGGGATTTCATGGGCAGGATATTCATCAAGGAGTGCTAG
- the LOC119298724 gene encoding phosphatidylinositol 4-phosphate 5-kinase 2-like isoform X1, protein MRRVAPATVASAHGGAHQGHDGDAHASPTAPHGCACPCRRGKATGHHGNAGGNASRSPEPKAPALPRICIWDSAGDGQVLEASVSVAWPDEAATPRANLEPPPPPPQRRRPGKTISKGHTNYHLMLNLQLGIRHAVGKSAAKPMRELSRADFDPREKFWTRFPPAGSKTTPPHSSSEFRWKDYCPMVFRHMRKLFAVDPADYMLAICGDDALRELSSPGKSGSFFYLTQDERFMIKTVKKSEVKLLIRMLPSYHKHVKQYKNSLITRFYGVHSVKPYGGQKVRFIVMGNLFCSEHRIQRRYDLKGSSYGRKSDRFEEETGDATTLKDLDLNFVFRMQRSWYKELHEQLRRDCAFLESEGIMDYSLLVGVHFCDDIVPASKMALSTFTSSPEELSANMVSACQGSVSMPEPCPSAKDLDKMADHRKPLARLGAHLPARAERTSMSDVDPFLSGGGGFSSGRSKSRGEAYDVILYFGIIDILQDYDISKRLEHAYKSLQTDPSSISAVDPRLYSQRFRDFMGRIFIKEC, encoded by the exons ATGAGGCGGGTGGCGCCGGCGACCGTCGCTTCTGCCCACGGAGGTGCCCACCAAGGCCACGACGGAGACGCCCACGCCTCGCCCACCGCGCCGCACGGCTGCGCCTGCCCCTGCCGCCGCGGCAAGGCCACCGGCCACCACGGCAATGCCGGGGGCAACGCCAGCCGCTCGCCGGAGCCCAAAGCCCCCGCCTTGCCGCGGATCTGCATCTGGGACTCCGCCGGCGACGGCCAAGTCCTCGAGGCCTCCGTCTCCGTGGCGTGGCCGGACGAGGCCGCCACGCCGCGCGCCAatctggagccgccgccgccgccgccgcaacggaGGCGGCCCGGGAAGACCATCTCCAAGGGCCACACGAACTACCACCTCATGCTCAACCTGCAGCTCGGCATCAG ACACGCGGTGGGGAAGTCGGcggcgaagccgatgcgggagctcAGCCGGGCGGACTTTGATCCCCGGGAGAAGTTCTGGACGCGGTTCCCGCCGGCGGGGTCCAAGACGACGCCGCCGCATTCCTCCTCCGAGTTCCGGTGGAAGGACTACTGCCCCATGGTCTTCAG GCACATGAGGAAGCTGTTTGCCGTCGACCCGGCGGATTACATGCTTGCGATCTGCGGGGACGACGCCTTGCGGGAGCTGTCATCGCCAGGGAAGAGCGGGAGCTTCTTCTACCTCACGCAGGACGAGCGCTTCATGATCAAGACTGTCAAGAAATCTGAAGTCAAG TTGTTGATTCGGATGTTGCCGAGCTACCACAAACATGTTAAACAGTACAAGAACTCTCTCATCACAAGGTTCTACGGTGTTCACTCTGTGAAGCCATATGGTGGGCAGAAG GTGCGGTTCATCGTAATGGGCAATCTGTTCTGCTCGGAGCACCGGATCCAACGCCGTTATGACCTGAAAGGCTCCTCCTACGGTCGGAAATCCGACAGGTTTGAAGAAGAAACCGGCGATGCAACCACGCTCAAGGACTTGGATCTCAATTTTGTGTTCCGGATGCAGCGCTCTTGGTATAAAGAGCTTCATGA GCAACTTAGGCGAGATTGTGCGTTCTTGGAATCGGAGGGCATCATGGATTACAGTTTATTGGTTGGAGTTCACTTTTGCGATGATATTGTCCCTGCATCAAAGATGGCATTATCTACTTTTACTTCTTCTCCTG AAGAGCTTTCGGCCAACATGGTGTCGGCATGCCAGGGCAGCGTCAGCATGCCTGAGCCATGCCCCTCAGCTAAAGATTTGGACAAGATGGCCGATCACCG GAAACCTTTGGCTAGACTGGGTGCGCACCTGCCAGCTCGAGCGGAGCGCACATCCATGAGCGACGTCGACCCGTTCCTCTCTGGCGGCGGGGGATTCTCGTCGGGCCGGAGCAAGAGCAGGGGTGAAGCCTACGACGTCATCCTCTACTTTGGGATAATCGACATCCTCCAGGACTACGACATCAGCAAGAGGCTGGAGCACGCATACAAGTCGCTGCAGACGGACCCTAGCTCGATCTCCGCGGTCGACCCGAGGCTCTACTCGCAGAGGTTCCGGGATTTCATGGGCAGGATATTCATCAAGGAGTGCTAG
- the LOC119298725 gene encoding probable ethylene response sensor 1: MEGCDCIEPFWPTDELLIKYQYISDFFIALAYFSIPLELIYFVKKSSFFPYRWVLIQFGAFIVLCGATHLINLWTFTMHTKTVAIVMTVAKVSTAVVSCATALMLVHIIPDLLSVKTRELFLKKKADELDREMGLIRTQEETGRHVRMLTHEIRSTLDRHTILKTTLVELGRTLGLEECALWMPSRSGSSLQLTHTLRHPIPGGSSVQINLPVVNQVFSSNRAIIVPHTSPLARIRPVQGRYVPPEVAAVRVPLLHLSNFQINDWPELSAKSYAIMVLMLPSDSARKWHVHELELVEVVADQVAVALSHAAILEESMRARDLLMDQNVALDLARREAEMAIRARNDFLAVMNHEMRTPMNAIIALSSLLLETELTPEQRLMVETVLKSSNLLATLINDVLDLSKLEDGSFELDISAFNLHAVFKEVMSFVKPIAAIKKLSVSVMLSPDLPLSAIGDEKRLMQTILNVCGNAVKFTKEGHISLLASVVKPDALREFRSTDFHPVATDGHFYVKVQVKDTGCGISPQDLSHVFTKFAHTQSGGNQGYNGSGLGLAICKRFVSLMGGHIWLESDGAGKGCTATFVVKLGACDAYQQPAVPLVWPSHAGSDPSGPAAAARWEERGLSNLKPRYQRSI; encoded by the exons ATGGAGGGCTGTGACTGCATCGAGCCGTTCTGGCCGACCGACGAGCTCCTCATCAAGTACCAGTACATCTCAGACTTCTTCATAGCCCTCGCCTACTTCTCCATCCCACTCGAGCTCATCTACTTCGTCAAGAAGTCGTCATTCTTCCCCTACCGATGGGTGCTCATCCAGTTCGGCGCCTTCATCGTCCTCTGTGGGGCCACCCACCTCATAAACCTCTGGACCTTCACCATGCACACCAAGACCGTCGCCATCGTCATGACCGTCGCCAAGGTCTCCACGGCCGTCGTGTCCTGTGCGACCGCCCTCATGCTAGTTCATATCATACCCGACCTGCTCAGCGTCAAGACGAGGGAGCTGTTTCTCAAGAAGAAGGCCGACGAGCTTGACAGGGAAATGGGACTGATACGCACGCAGGAGGAGACGGGGAGGCATGTCAGAATGCTCACCCATGAGATCAGGAGCACGCTTGACAGGCACACCATCTTGAAGACTACTCTGGTTGAGCTCGGGAGGACGCTGGGTCTGGAGGAATGTGCCTTGTGGATGCCATCACGGAGCGGTTCTAGCCTTCAGCTAACTCATACTCTGCGCCACCCGATCCCGGGTGGCTCGTCTGTGCAGATCAATCTTCCTGTTGTCAATCAAGTCTTCAGTAGCAACCGGGCGATCATTGTGCCGCATACGTCTCCGTTGGCAAGGATCCGCCCTGTTCAAGGCCGGTATGTCCCACCGGAGGTGGCTGCTGTGAGAGTCCCCCTGCTGCACCTTTCAAACTTCCAGATAAATGACTGGCCCGAGCTTTCGGCGAAAAGCTACGCGATTATGGTTTTGATGCTCCCGTCTGATAGCGCGAGGAAATGGCATGTCCATGAACTGGAGCTCGTCGAGGTCGTCGCCGATCAG GTAGCTGTTGCCCTCTCTCATGCTGCTATTCTTGAAGAATCCATGCGAGCACGTGATCTACTGATGGATCAAAATGTGGCCCTAGATTTAGCTCGGCGAGAGGCTGAAATGGCAATACGTGCTCGCAATGACTTCCTAGCTGTGATGAATCATGAAATGCGAACCCCGATGAACGCGATAATAGCCCTCTCCTCCTTGCTACTAGAAACTGAACTTACCCCTGAGCAGCGCCTAATGGTGGAAACGGTGCTGAAGAGCAGCAACCTTTTAGCGACGCTCATCAATGACGTCTTGGATCTTTCGAAACTCGAGGATGGTAGTTTCGAACTGGATATAAGCGCATTCAATCTTCATGCTGTTTTcaaagag GTGATGAGTTTCGTCAAGCCGATTGCAGCCATAAAAAAACTCTCTGTGTCGGTTATGTTATCCCCTGACCTGCCTCTATCTGCCATCGGTGATGAGAAGCGACTCATGCAAACTATTCTGAACGTCTGCGGCAATGCCGTTAAGTTTACCAAGGAGGGCCACATCTCGCTCTTAGCGTCGGTTGTGAAGCCTGACGCTCTAAGAGAGTTCAGAAGCACCGATTTCCATCCGGTCGCGACCGATGGACATTTCTATGTAAAAGTTCAG GTTAAAGATACAGGGTGCGGCATCAGCCCTCAGGACCTATCCCATGTGTTCACAAAGTTTGCTCACACGCAGAGCGGCGGGAACCAGGGGTACAACGGCAGCGGCCTCGGGCTCGCCATTTGCAAGAG GTTTGTGAGCCTGATGGGCGGGCACATATGGCTGGAGAGCGATGGGGCCGGAAAGGGCTGCACGGCGACGTTCGTAGTGAAGCTGGGGGCCTGTGACGCGTACCAGCAGCCGGCGGTCCCTCTGGTGTGGCCGAGCCACGCCGGCTCCGACCCGTCTggcccggcggcggcggctcgctgGGAAGAGAGAGGGCTGTCTAACCTGAAACCTAGGTACCAGAGGAGTATATGA